The sequence below is a genomic window from Aureispira sp. CCB-E.
AGCAATATGGTAAACATTGGCTCCATCGACTCTTGTTCGATCAATAATCGAACGGGGTCTTCGGTTATATCAGCATTATTACAACTAAAGGGCAAGAGGTTTAAAAACAGAGAAACCAACATAAATAAGAACAAGATTCCACATCCTTTTCTCATACCACTCTTACGTGACCTTCAAGTACTCGCTAAGATGTTTGAAATTTCATGTTCTTTAAGGTACTCTCCAACATAACACTCTATCGAATTATCTTCCCATTTGGAAACATAAATAAACTTCGTATTGGCTGCATTAACATACTCCCAACTAGAAAAATTAGCCCAATCTTGTATCGCATCATCAGCAAACTGTCCTTTGGCAGACTCTTTCAACGAATACGTTTCTCCATTCCAAGTAATCCGTGTTAAAGGTTGCCCCATAGCAACACTAGAACGCAAACCGCTATCTATGTTATTAATATTCGCTTCTCTACTAAGTCCTAATAACAAACTATTGCTATCCGACACGTTCAAGAATCTTGTTTCTGAGCTTGATCTAATTTTATATTCTTTGGATGAATACCCTTTGTAGCGGTAAGTATAAGAAGCCAAAACCTCCCAACTTTCCATATTGTAATCCAGAAGAAACCCCGTTCCCAAATCATGCACACTGTAGTCAACTTTT
It includes:
- a CDS encoding DUF4178 domain-containing protein — protein: MFDWFFNLFKTKKEEEEPIKVDYSVHDLGTGFLLDYNMESWEVLASYTYRYKGYSSKEYKIRSSSETRFLNVSDSNSLLLGLSREANINNIDSGLRSSVAMGQPLTRITWNGETYSLKESAKGQFADDAIQDWANFSSWEYVNAANTKFIYVSKWEDNSIECYVGEYLKEHEISNILAST